The nucleotide sequence AAAGTACGGCGACGCTGACATCATGGTAGCCGGTGGGTGCGAGTCTTCGATAACGCCACTCTCATTAGCCGGTTTCACCAGTATGAAAGCCCTGTCAACCACCGCGGATCCCGAAGCCGCCTGCCGCCCCTTCGATGCCCATCGGGATGGCTTCCTGATGAGTGAAGGAGCCGGGGTTATCATTTTAGAGGAGCTGCGCCATGCCGAACGGCGGAGAGCGCCGATCTTCGGGGAATTGGTCGGCTATGGTGCTACTGCCGACGCTTATCACATCACTGCCCCCGCCAAAGGGGGCGAAGGTGCCGCTCGCGCTATGAACCTGGCTATCATGGATGCCCAAATCCAACCCGGCAAAGTAGGTTATATCAATGCCCACGGCACTTCCACGCCCTACAACGATAAGAATGAAACTATAGCTATCAAAAACGTCTTCGGTGAATACGCCAAAAACAGCCTGATTGTCAGCTCCACCAAATCCATGACCGGGCACATGCTGGGAGCCGCAGGGGGCGTGGAAGCCATCGCTACCCTCCTCGCCCTCCAGCGACAGGAGGTCCCCCCAACAATTCACTACCGCACCCCTGATCCCGAGTGTGATCTAGACTATTCCCCTAATAGCCCCACCAAACACTCCTTTGAGTACGGCATGAGTAATACTTTCGGCTTCGGAGGCCATAACGCCGTCCTCCTCTTCAAGCGCTTCACTATTTAGCACTGTGAGATTATTCCGCCACCTGCTCGAGAATATCCAAAAGTCTCCGATAGGTAAAACCGGAGATCTCGAGCAGCAATTAGGTCACCATTTCAAAAATCCCCACCTTCTGGAGCAGGCTCTCACGCACCGCAGCGTTGCTGACAGTTCACACCGGAATTTCGAGCGACTGGAGTTTCTGGGTGATGCGGTACTGAGCCACGTGGTTTCCGCCCATCTGTATGCCACTTATCAGGCCGGATCCGAAGGCGAGCTCACCTTGAGACGCTCCGCACTTGTCAGCAAGCGATTCCTGGCGGACATCGGTGAGAAACTGAGCGTACACCGATTCCTGCAGGTCGATAGCGGCGTGCATTTAAGCGATGCCAAAGTACGGCGCAACCTGGTAGGTGATGCCATGGAAGCTTTGATTGGCGCCATCTATCTGGACGGCGGCATGACCGTGGCAGAACGGTTTATCCAGCGGGAATTACTAAAACGGGAGAAGGAGACCGCCGGATTCGTGAATCACAAGGGTCACCTTATTGAGCTCTGTCACCAGCGTGGCCTGGATAACCCCCGCTTCCAACTCCTCAAGACCAAGGGACCGGAGCACGACAAGAAATTTGTGGTACAGGTGAGGATCGGTACCCGCACGTTTGAAAGTGCGCAGGCCAATAATAAAAAAGCCGCTGAACAGGAAGCGGCGGGGCTGGCGCTGGGAATTCTGTTACAGGAGCTAAACTAAAACCTTACTCACTGCTTACTGGTTTCAGTCTGAATCTGCTTGATCTTATCGCGGATTTCCGCCGCTTTTTCATAATTCTCCTCCAGAACAGCCCGATCCAATTGTTCTTGGAGCCGCCTCAGGTGCTCTTCCACAGATCGAGAGCCAGCATCATCAGAAGATGCAGCCCGTACCGGTGGGGTGCGATGTTCCACCACTTCCTGAATCGAGGCCTCTTCCATGACGGCTTCGGAGGCGTAGATGGGAGCACCCACCCGCAGGGCTAAGGCAATGGCATCACTAGGACGGGCGTCGATATTGGTGGTTCCCATCTGACTTACCAGGCTAATTCTCGAATAGAAAGTTCCTTCCTGGAGCTCGGAAATCACAACCTCACTAACCTCCACGTTGAGGTCTTCCAGGATACTGCAAAACAGGTCGTGGGTCATGGGACGGGGCATCTGAACATCTTCCAGCGCCAGCGCAATGGATTGAGCCTCGAAACTGCCAACGATCACGGGGAGAAAGCGATCCCCAATCGACTCCTTGAGCAGAATCGCATACCCCTTACTCGGAGGATAAAATGATATCTTCTCTACCTGAACTTGGATCATATCAGAAGACAATATACCCCTTCGTCAAAACCTTGTCAAGAAAACCCTCGTCAGGTTCTACTCCCCTTCATCTCATTTTTGAGCTCTGTCAGAACCTCAATAACCGAAGGATCGTAACCGCGGAGCAGCGCTACCCAATAAGACAGCCAGTCAATCTGGTGGAGTAGCGAGAGGTTCCGCTGAATAAGGCTCTCTCCCCTTCCAGCTAAGATCCATTCCATGGGCTGGGAGGCCTGTGGCTGTTCTTTGGTACCCATCAGCCGCCTGCTCAGGTCCTGGCGCAGCTGAACCCTGGGATGGTCATCCTTGTCCGTCAACCAGATGACAAATGTATCTCCATGGTCCCTGATGCGATCAGTCAATCCAACGATTTCGTTGTGATTCTGTTCGGGCAGCACATGGTGGCTGGCAAAAAGCTTGCTGTTTTCGGCCAGCTGGCTTCTCAGTCGGATAGCCAGGCCTTCGGTAGTACCAGCCGCTCCGTAAATGACCGGCAACCGGTTCCCAATGAGCCGGGCTACTCCCAGCGGCTTGTTTTCAGGCTGCTCCGGATCACTCCAACATTCACCTTCAGCCCTCATGAGCTCCGCAGCAGCGGCCAGCTCATCCAGAACCGATGCCCCCAGCACTTGAAAAGCCACCAGTACGCGAACAACCGCTGCCAGGGAATACCCAATTGCTGCCCGCGGCTGGAGCCCAGCTGGAATCTGGACAAAATCCCATCCCGCATTGTGGGCCAAGCGGGCTAATTGACCGCCGCTGGCTATAGCCACCACCCGGCCGCCCCGTTCCGCCGCTTGTCCGGTGGCAGCCAGGGTTTCCTCCGTGTCACCGGAATAGGAAGAAGCCAGAACCAGTGTGCCAGGGCCGGTCCAATGGGGCACATCGTAATTCCGGATTACCATCATAGGGACTGCCGCAAACCGCTCTACCCAGATGCGCACTATATCTCCACCTATAGCCGAACCTCCCATACCCAGAAACAGAACCTGCTGCGGCAGCTCCACCGCCTGACCCGGCACCCAATCAGCATACGTATCCAGGATGTGGTTAATCTGCTGCGGACAGCCCTTGATGGCCGACCACATGTCCGCCTTGTCCAGCTCCTTGATCCGGTCCTTCATCGCTGCACTTATCTCCTTATTCCTAATACATCCAAAATAAAGGCATAATCAAAGGCCACCTCTTTCAGGTAATCATACCGGCCGGAAGCGCCGAAGTGGCCCTTACCCATCTCCGTCTTAAGCAGCAGACGGTTGTCATCCGTTTTGAGGGCTCTCAATTTGGCGGTCCATTTCGCCGGCTCCCAGTACTGCACCCGGGGATCATTCAGACCAGCCGTAATAAGTATATTGGGATACGCCTTGGCCTCCACGTTGTCGTAGGGTGAATAGGTCTTGATATAGTCATAGTACTCCCCCTCGTTCGGATTGCCCCATTCCTCATATTCGATAACCGTCAGTGGTATGCTGGCATCCAGCATGGTATTGAGGACATCGACGAACGGCACTTTAGCGATAACGACCTTGAAGAGGTCAGGTCTCATATTGTTTACGGCTCCCATAAGCAGCCCACCGGCACTGCCGCCGTAGATTACCAGTCGATCACTGGAGGTATAGCCATCGGCAATCAGCTGCTCGGCACAGGCAATAAAGTCGGTGAAGGTATTTTTATTATGGAGCTGTTTCTCCTCTACATACCACTAGCGACCCATTTCGTCCCCGCCCCTATTGTGGGCAATGGCATAAATAAAGCCTCGATCCAGCAGGCTCAGCCGGTTTGATGAGAAGGTAGGCTCCCGGCTGGATCCATAAGCCCCATAACCGTAAAGAAATAGCGCATTGGTGCCGTCCTTAACCATCCCTTTCCTGTACACCAGTGAGATGGGGATCATGGTGCCATCGGAGGCAGTGGCGCTGATTCGCTCCGACTGGTAATCAGCCGGATCATAGCCGCCGAGAACCTCGTACTGCTTGAGCAATTCCCGGGTCCTGGAATCCATGTCGTAGTCAAAAACCGATCTGGGGGTGACGAGAGAGGTGTAGTTGAAACGAAGAACGTTGGTATCGAACTCGGGATTCCTGTCAGCCCAGAAAGTGTAGACTGGTTCGGGGAATTCCACATAATGGGATTCCTGATCCGCAATACTGATGACCCGGATTTGCTTAAGCCCACCCTCGCGTTCGTAAACGACCAGATGATTCTTAAATGCGTCCAGGCCATCCACTTTCACCGCTTTGCGGTGGGGCAGTACTTCCTGCCAGTTTTCCTTGGCAGGACTTTTCACGGCAGCTTTGACAACCTTGAAATTTTTTGCCCCTTCATTGGTCAGGATATAAAAAGCGTCACCCAGGTGTTCGGCGTAATACTCCACTTCATGCTGCCGTGGGTGAATGACTTTGAACGCCCCCATCGGTTCGTCCGCTCGCAGGTAGCGGACTTCCGAGGTGACCATGCTCGCCAGGGTGATCAGGAAGAAGCCCTCGCTGCGTGATTTCGAAAAGTAAAGGTGAAAGGCCTCATCCTTTTCATGGTAGACCAATTCATCCTCCTGCGGATCGGAACCCAGCATATGTCTGAATACCTTATAGGGACGTTTCGCTTCATCCAGGGTGCTGTAGAAGATCGTCCGGTTGTCATTGGCCCACTCCACGGAGTAATAGGTGTTCTCGATTCTATCCGCGTGCAATTCACCGGTGTTCAGATCCTTCACACACAGGGAGAAGCTCTCCACGCCGGTGGTATCAATCGAATAAGCCAGCAGCTGATGGTCAGGGCTGACTCTATAAACACCCAGTGCCAGCTGTTCCCTGTCCTCAGCCAGCTCGTTCTGGTCCAGAAGGATCTCCTCAGGGGCGTCGATGCTGCCCTTCTTGCGGCAGTAGATGGGATACTGTTGCCCCTCTTCAGTACGAGTATAGTAATAGAAGTCGCCCTTTCTCTCCGGGACGGATAAGTCCGTTTCCTTAATCCTCCCCACCAGCTCTTTATAGAGCTTTTCCTGTAACCTCTTCGTCGGCTTCATTACCCGCTCGGTATATGTATTCTCCGCCTCCAGGTATTCGATCACAGCAGGATCATCTCTAAAGCGCAGCCAATGATAATTATCCATCCGGATATCACCAAACAGAGTGTCCGCTTCGGGGACCACTTTGGCAACCGGTGGAGCCACCTCGCTTTTGTCCGCACACCCGACCGTTAGTAGAAGGCCGAGGGATACTAAGCCAACCGCCTGAACGGGAACCAGATAAGGATGATGAGTTGACATTGAATAAACCCCTTCCCAGTTAATTGAAGTTTTAAGTAGTTTACTTCACGGCTTCATAAGCCTGAAAATCACCGCCGTTAATCCAGTCGACTAGCGATCTCGCCGCAGGATCATATCAGCAAAGGCTTGCAGGATCCCGCGGCCACCATCCAGGATCTCAAGCTGCTCCTTGGCCTGCTTAATGCTCCGGCGTATTGTCTCTTCAGCTTGATGACGGATACCCTGAGCCTCCATGATCCGGCGTATAGCGGCCAGTCCCCTTCTCAGGTCACCCCTGGCCATTTCCACCGCCTGATGCACCTGGTCGGGAACACTATTAAGGGCTGCAATCATAAGGTAGGTCTTCTTCTCAGCCAAAATGTCGCTGCCCAGGCTTTTCCCCATCGTGCCAGCATCGGAAAAAATCTCCAAGAGATCGTCCTGCACCTGGAATGCCCGTCCGAGCAGGCATCCATAACGTCTCAATCCGTCGATCTGCTCTTCACGGGCGGAAGCACAGATAGCCCCTAACTCGGCAGCCAGGCCCAGCATGTAACCGGTCTTCAGGTCGACCATCTGCAGGTACTCTTCCAGCGTTACCTTTGACCGGGTCTCAAATTCCTTGTCCAGGGCCTGCCCCTCACAGACCGCCAGAGCCCCCCTGGCAAAGGCAGTGGTCAGGGCTTCTATATTGTCAGGAGAGTGCCGCAGCTCCGCCAGGGCAATGATGAACAGGGCATCACCAGTCAGGACACCAACGCCATCATCCCACTTCGCGTGCACTGTCGCCTGGCCGTGGCGGGTATGGTCCTGGTCCATGATATCATCATGCACCAGGGTAAAGTTATGGAGAATCTCTACCGCCACGGCGGCATGGAGAGCATCCTCCTCCCTACCGCCGCAGGCCCGACTGGTGAGCAGGGTGAGTAGGGGCCGCAATCGCTTACCCTTACCGGCCAGGACATATTGCACCGGTTCAGCTAAAAGCCGCGGCCCCTGGGGATAGATCTCCCCCAACCGACCATTAATCTGCCGACGAAGAGCATCCAGGTTGGCAGAAGATAAGGTCATTCCAGCAGCTCGATCTTCCCCAGCGCCTGCAGTTTGGTCAGGACCAGGGACTTGATCTCCGCCAACCGCTGCGGTGTCCGGGCCTCAAAACGGCACACAATAACCGGCTGGGTGTTAGAGGCACGCACCAGCCCCCAGCCATCACCAAACCTGATCCGTACGCCATCGATGTCAATGCAGTCGTAGTGAGCCTTGAAATATGCCGCAGCCTTCCGGGCTATCTTGAATTTCTCATCGTCCGTGGGACATTCGAGACGCATCTCCGGTGTGCTGTGATAGGCGGGGACCTCGGCGGTCAGAGCCGACAAAGGCCTCTTATGACGGGACACCAGTCGGGCCAGGCGCAGGGAAGCGTAAATGGCGTCATCATAGCCAAAATACTCATCCGCAAAGAAGAGATGGCCACTCATTTCGCCGGCAAAGGTTACCTGTAACTCCCGCATCTTCTCTTTGATCAGGCTGTGCCCCGTCTTCCACATCACCGGCACGGCACCGCGGCGGGCAATCTCCTCCTCCAGAGCCTGAGAGCACTTCACGTCGAAGACAATGGCGCCCCCGGGGCGGGCTACCTCTTCCAGGAACAAGGCCATCAGAGTATCAGCCCAGATAATATGACCCTGCTCGTCCACTACGCCCAGCCGGTCGGCGTCACCATCATAGGCCACACCAAAATCGTAACCCCCCTTCTGCACCTCAGCAATCAAATCCTGTAGGTTCTTTACCTCAGTAGGGTCCGGGTGGTGATGGGGAAATCGGCCATCAACTGTGCAGTACAGCTCGGTGAGCTCTACACCCAGCTGCTTGAAGACTTCAGGCGCCACCAGGGATGCCGTGGCATCGCCGCAGTCCATAGCTACCCTGAGAGAACGGTCCAGCTTGATCTTATCGATTAATAAGTCCCTGTAAGGAGTAAGAATATCCTCCTCCCGCTTACGGCCCTCGCCAGATTCAAAGTCTGACCGTTCAATGAGCATCCGCAGTCCCTGGATTTGATCGCCGTACACGGCCCCTTTTCCATAGGACAACTTAAAGCCGTTGAACTCTGGCGGGTTGTGGCTGCCGGTGATTTGCACCGCCCCGTCCACCCCTAGATAGTACATGCTGAAATAGTTGGCGGGGGTTGGAATAATACCAATGTCTACCACTTCAACCCCGGTTTCCAGGAGCCCTCGGGCGAACCAATCCATAAGAACCGGCGTGGTAAGCCGCACGTCGCCGCTGAGAGCGACGGAGGTCCCGCCTTCCCGACGGACAAAGGTGCCGAACGCCCGGCCGAGGTCTTCCACTACGGGTTGCGGGAAATCCCGCTCCACCACACCGCGAATATCGTACTTACGAAAGATATAATCCTGCAAAACGCACCCCTATCTTGATGTGATTTGACCAAGCACCACCAGCTCCCGAGCACCGGTAACACCCGGCATGTTACTTGCCATCCCCTGGACGTGGGCCACTGCCAGAACCGCCATCAGGAACGCCTCCTTAAAATCCGGATCGATGCCCACTACCTGCGAGGTGACGACTTTCCAGGCGGGCAGCTCCGCCTCCAGATCAGCCATGAGCAGCGGATGATGGACTCCTCCACCACTGACAATCAAGGTGTCAACCGCGTCATAAAAGCTAACAAACCGGCGCATGTTATCGACGATAGATCTGGCGGTGAACCGCACCAGGCTCCGTAGTAAATCAGCCGGGGGGACGGAAAACCTGCCCACCAGCTGCTCCACCAGCTCCTGGCCGAACTCATCCCGTCCCGTCGACTTGGGCGGGCGACGGCGAACGAAAGGATGCGCCATGAGCTCAGCTAAAATCTCCTCCCTGATGGCCCCTTCAGCACTATAACGCCCATCCAGATCGGAGAAATGGCCAAACATCAATCCAGCCGCCTCGTCGATCAGCCCCATTCCCGGCCCGGTATCAAAGCCAATCACCTCCATCTGCTCCGCACCGCGGGCAACAGCCGAAATGTTCGCCACACCCCCTACGTTCAGGATAACCGTATCAGCGGGCCGGGAACGGCAAAGCAGCCAATCCAGAAAAGGCATCAGGGGGGCTCCATTCCCTCCGGCAGCCACATCAGCCTCACGAAAATTGGACACTACCGGCACATCTAGAATCGAACGCAGATGCGCTGCGGTGCCTACCTGCAAGGTATAGTTGCCGTCCCGGTGGGCTACCGTCTGCCCGTGGCAACCCACCAAGTCGACGGCACGTCCCTTCAGAAAATTCCCGGCGACTCTGGCATACGCCGCCCCTAAGCGAAAGTGCAAGGCGGCCACCTCATCCGCCGTACCGGTCAGGCTCTGCGCAATGGCCTTCCGCTCCTCCGCTTCAAACGGGATGGTCACGTTGTCTAGAATCTGGAACTCGAGCGTGCTGACAGAAAGGCTGATCCGGGCCAGACAGGCATCCACTCCATCCATGGACGTGCCTGACATCAGTCCCAGAACCGTCAGCGGCTGGCCTCGCCCCGTCATTTCTCAGTCCTGCCTCTCCAGAACCCGGCGAATGGAACCATCCTCTTCGCGAAGCCGCTTCCGGGATTCCTCCACTGATAATCCCCGCAGCCCCACAACCAGGGCCGTCTTCACCTCACCATCGGCCCTCTTCAGGAGCTCTAGGGCGTCCTCGTATGAGCGCTGGGTGATCTCCGAGATGATACGGGTACCGCGGTCCCACAACTTGGCGTTGAGCGCCTTCAAGTCCACCATCAGATTGCCGTAGGTCTTGTTGATCTGCACCATCGCGGTAGTGGTGATCATATTCAGCACCAGCTTGGTAGCGGTACCGGCTTTCATGCGGGTCGAGCCCGTGACCACCTCCGGACCCACCACTACGGGAATAATGACATCGGCTTGCCCACGGATGACATCCTCACTGGTACACACCAAAAATCCCGTATAGGCTCCAACTTCCCGGGCATAGGCCAGGGCCCCATGCACAAAGGGAGTCGTGGCACCGGTTGCGATTCCCAGTACACAGTCTTTCGCTGAGAGATCCACCTCTTTCAGGGCAGCTGCGCCCGTTTCCGGGTAATCCTCCGCCCCTTCCACAGACCGAGTTAGTGCGGGTAAACCACCAGCAATAATCCCCCTGACCAGCCCCAGCGGAACGGAAAAAGTCGGTGGACACTCCGAGGCATCCAGAACACCCAGCCGGCCACTGGTTCCGGCTCCCACGTAGATCAAATGCCCACCGGAACGGAAACTCTCCACCGCATGCTCCACAAACTCAGCGATGCGCGGCAGCACCTTATGCACCGCCCCCGGTACGATAGTATCCTCATCGTTGATCAACTTCAGAATCTCCATCACCGACATTCGATCCAACTCCTCCGACCGGGGATTGCGATGCTCGGTGATCAAATGACCGCGGCGCTTGGGGACTTCCATGGAATATTAAGGCTCTTCTTGCTTTTTAGCTCTAAGCAAGCTATAATATCATTATAGCTCAAATGAATCATAAATTTAAATAAGCAATACGCAAGTCCTTAAGAATATGTCGCCATCCGCCCCTACCTGAAGGTCCCTCTACAAGCCCCGTTCCACCGCTTCCGATACGTACCGCATCGGGAGGCTGACTGGTCCCACAAATCAGCTTCCTGGACTCATCAGATCATGCTTGAGCTGAGCCTCGCTCTCGTGGGTCTGGCGCTCTCGGCCTTTTTCTCCGGGTCGGAGCTGGCATTCATCACCGCTAACCACCTCCAGATGGAGGTCTGGTCCAAGCAGGCCCGGCGCGGTGCTGCTCTGGCCTTCCGGCTCCTGGGTAATCCGGACAGCTTCCTGGTCAGTGTGCTGGTAGGCACTACCCTGTCTAATGTCGTCGCAACCAGCTTTGCCACCACCTATCTGGTAAGGCACGGCTGGAATCCCGGTTTGGCTCTAATAATGATCACCGCGACGATCCTTCTCTTCGGCGAAGTGTTACCCAAGACCCTGTTCGGTGAACGACCCAACCATTTTCTCCGGATCGTAGCACCCTTTCACCACCTGCTACAATTCCTGTTTACACCAGTAATCATCCCCCTGCGCCGATTCAGTGGTTCCCTCAGATCACGCGACCAGTCCGAGACAGACATAAGGCGGGAAACTACCCTTGAACGCGAAGACCTGAAATTGCTGTTCGCCGGTCAGAAAGATGCCCGGGTATTGCAGGAGAGCGAGAAAGAACTTATCACCCAGGTCTTTGACTTAGGTGAAACCCCCGTCTCAAAAGCTATGACACCGCGAACCGAGATTTGCGCCGTCGCTGAGACCGACACCCTGAACAAAGTGGTACACACCTTCATCGAGTCGGGATACTCCAAGCTGCCCGTTTACCGGGATAATCTGGACAACGTCATTGGTGTGGTGTATCTGTACGACCTATTCAAGTCCCCCACGGATCTGGTCTCTATTGTTCGCCCGGTGACAATGATACCCGACTCCAATACTACCATCGATGTTCTCAAAGACCTTCAGCGTACCCACCGATCAATCGCAATCGTTCTAGATGAGTACGGTGGCACCGCCGGTCTGGTCACCCCGGAAGACCTCTTCGAAGAACTCTTCGGAGAATTCGAGGATGAATTCGACACCCAGATTACTGAGACCATGCTATTGCCCGATGGCTCTATACTGACCGATGGGAAAACAAAGGTGGAGGACCTGAACTACCGGTTTCAACTGAACATTCCGGAAGGGGAATATGAAACCATCGGTGGGTATCTGACCGCTGCCCTGGATCGCATCCCCCACAAAGGCGAACGCATTTATCTCCCTTTTGGTCAGGTCGTTATCAAGAAATCCACCCCCCAGCGGGTTGAACAGGTGCAAGTCTTTCCTCCGGGCAGCAAGACCTTAACCCCGGATCGCTAGCTCCTTCTCGGGGTCCCGTCCGAACCACCAGATCACCAGCGTCAACACCCCCAGCGAGAGCAGGTTACTGACATAAGGATTCATTCCGAATCCTGCCGGGATGTATCCCAGGGCCAGGGTTACACAGGCCACCAACAGACCATAGGGGAGCTGGGTACGCACGTGGTCGACATGGTCGGCGCCGGAGGCGATGGACGACATGACCGTCGTATCGGAAATGGGTGAACAATGGTCGCCGAAGATAGCACCGGAGAGAATCGCGCCGATGCTACCCAAAAAGATGGCCTGCTGGGAAGCTTCCGCCAACCCGGCGCCAGCTGGTATAATGTAGGCCAAAGGAATGACCAAGGGAATCAGTATCGCCATGGTTCCGAAAGAGGTACCTGTCGAGAAGCTGATCAGGGCCGCAATGACAAAGGTAATCCCCGGCAGCAAACGGGGATTAAGGATATCCTCAGTGAGGTGGAAGATGTAATCGGCCGTATGCAGATCGCTGGTGACCAGTTGTAGCGAGCGGGCGAGGGTGAGAATGATGATACCCACGATCATGGCCCGGAAACCGACAATGAAGGCATCCACCGTTTTGCCGATGGATAGAATCCGGCCTCCCACTGCCAGCAACCCAGCCATCAGCGTCCCACCGAAGGAGGCCCAGATGAGTACTACAAACGAGTTGGCGGCACCAATAATGTCCCGTAGGGTATGGACACCCTCCCCCAGAGCAGCCTTGCCATCCACATATAGGCCGACACCCAGCACTGCCACCATCGTGATGATGGGCAGGATGGCATTGTACCAGTGGCTCCTGACACCCTCAGGCGGCATAAGGTTAGCCAACTCCTGGTCAAGGAGTGGTTTAGCATCGTCCCGCAGGACTTTGCCCTCTCTCACGCTGCGGCTCTCAGCACGCAGCATAGACCCAAAATCGCGGCCTGAAAGAGCAATCACCAATACTACCAGGAGAGCCATGATCGAATAGAAGTTGTAGGGGATGGCGGCCAAAAACATCACATAAGCGTTATCCGTAATGCCCAGATCAGTGAAACTGCTGTCCAGAAGCCCGAGCTCAAAGCCGATCCAGGTGGAAGCTAAGGCAATGCTGGTAATGGGAGCGGCAGTGGAATCAACCAGATAGGACAACTTCTCCCGACTGATTTTCAGCTTGTCCGTAAAAGGACGCATGGTATTGCCCACGAGAAGGGTGTTGGAATAATCGTCGAAAAAGATGAGCATCCCCATCAGCCAGGTGGCTAGCTGCCCTCTGCGTCGGCTTCGGGCGCGGCGGCCCAGCGCCTGGACAATTCCGTGGGTGCCCCCACTGCGGGACACGATGCCTACCATCCCTCCCAGGGTCATGGTGAACAGA is from Candidatus Neomarinimicrobiota bacterium and encodes:
- the fabF gene encoding beta-ketoacyl-ACP synthase II is translated as MRRIVITGMGAVTPIGNTVAEFEAGLFSGRNGIAPITRFNTDSYPVHLAGEVKNFDAAAYLEPQLLRKMDLFTIYAMVATEQAISQSGFLGHADLNRVGAIVGSGIGGIQVLEHSHRILMEGGPRKISPFFITMLIADIAAGQISIRYGLKGPNYCVMSACATASNAIGDAFRLLKYGDADIMVAGGCESSITPLSLAGFTSMKALSTTADPEAACRPFDAHRDGFLMSEGAGVIILEELRHAERRRAPIFGELVGYGATADAYHITAPAKGGEGAARAMNLAIMDAQIQPGKVGYINAHGTSTPYNDKNETIAIKNVFGEYAKNSLIVSSTKSMTGHMLGAAGGVEAIATLLALQRQEVPPTIHYRTPDPECDLDYSPNSPTKHSFEYGMSNTFGFGGHNAVLLFKRFTI
- the rnc gene encoding ribonuclease III, with translation MRLFRHLLENIQKSPIGKTGDLEQQLGHHFKNPHLLEQALTHRSVADSSHRNFERLEFLGDAVLSHVVSAHLYATYQAGSEGELTLRRSALVSKRFLADIGEKLSVHRFLQVDSGVHLSDAKVRRNLVGDAMEALIGAIYLDGGMTVAERFIQRELLKREKETAGFVNHKGHLIELCHQRGLDNPRFQLLKTKGPEHDKKFVVQVRIGTRTFESAQANNKKAAEQEAAGLALGILLQELN
- a CDS encoding bifunctional nuclease domain-containing protein — protein: MIQVQVEKISFYPPSKGYAILLKESIGDRFLPVIVGSFEAQSIALALEDVQMPRPMTHDLFCSILEDLNVEVSEVVISELQEGTFYSRISLVSQMGTTNIDARPSDAIALALRVGAPIYASEAVMEEASIQEVVEHRTPPVRAASSDDAGSRSVEEHLRRLQEQLDRAVLEENYEKAAEIRDKIKQIQTETSKQ
- a CDS encoding bifunctional phosphoglucose/phosphomannose isomerase yields the protein MKDRIKELDKADMWSAIKGCPQQINHILDTYADWVPGQAVELPQQVLFLGMGGSAIGGDIVRIWVERFAAVPMMVIRNYDVPHWTGPGTLVLASSYSGDTEETLAATGQAAERGGRVVAIASGGQLARLAHNAGWDFVQIPAGLQPRAAIGYSLAAVVRVLVAFQVLGASVLDELAAAAELMRAEGECWSDPEQPENKPLGVARLIGNRLPVIYGAAGTTEGLAIRLRSQLAENSKLFASHHVLPEQNHNEIVGLTDRIRDHGDTFVIWLTDKDDHPRVQLRQDLSRRLMGTKEQPQASQPMEWILAGRGESLIQRNLSLLHQIDWLSYWVALLRGYDPSVIEVLTELKNEMKGSRT
- a CDS encoding polyprenyl synthetase family protein, producing MTLSSANLDALRRQINGRLGEIYPQGPRLLAEPVQYVLAGKGKRLRPLLTLLTSRACGGREEDALHAAVAVEILHNFTLVHDDIMDQDHTRHGQATVHAKWDDGVGVLTGDALFIIALAELRHSPDNIEALTTAFARGALAVCEGQALDKEFETRSKVTLEEYLQMVDLKTGYMLGLAAELGAICASAREEQIDGLRRYGCLLGRAFQVQDDLLEIFSDAGTMGKSLGSDILAEKKTYLMIAALNSVPDQVHQAVEMARGDLRRGLAAIRRIMEAQGIRHQAEETIRRSIKQAKEQLEILDGGRGILQAFADMILRRDR
- a CDS encoding phosphomannomutase/phosphoglucomutase — translated: MQDYIFRKYDIRGVVERDFPQPVVEDLGRAFGTFVRREGGTSVALSGDVRLTTPVLMDWFARGLLETGVEVVDIGIIPTPANYFSMYYLGVDGAVQITGSHNPPEFNGFKLSYGKGAVYGDQIQGLRMLIERSDFESGEGRKREEDILTPYRDLLIDKIKLDRSLRVAMDCGDATASLVAPEVFKQLGVELTELYCTVDGRFPHHHPDPTEVKNLQDLIAEVQKGGYDFGVAYDGDADRLGVVDEQGHIIWADTLMALFLEEVARPGGAIVFDVKCSQALEEEIARRGAVPVMWKTGHSLIKEKMRELQVTFAGEMSGHLFFADEYFGYDDAIYASLRLARLVSRHKRPLSALTAEVPAYHSTPEMRLECPTDDEKFKIARKAAAYFKAHYDCIDIDGVRIRFGDGWGLVRASNTQPVIVCRFEARTPQRLAEIKSLVLTKLQALGKIELLE
- a CDS encoding anhydro-N-acetylmuramic acid kinase; this translates as MTGRGQPLTVLGLMSGTSMDGVDACLARISLSVSTLEFQILDNVTIPFEAEERKAIAQSLTGTADEVAALHFRLGAAYARVAGNFLKGRAVDLVGCHGQTVAHRDGNYTLQVGTAAHLRSILDVPVVSNFREADVAAGGNGAPLMPFLDWLLCRSRPADTVILNVGGVANISAVARGAEQMEVIGFDTGPGMGLIDEAAGLMFGHFSDLDGRYSAEGAIREEILAELMAHPFVRRRPPKSTGRDEFGQELVEQLVGRFSVPPADLLRSLVRFTARSIVDNMRRFVSFYDAVDTLIVSGGGVHHPLLMADLEAELPAWKVVTSQVVGIDPDFKEAFLMAVLAVAHVQGMASNMPGVTGARELVVLGQITSR
- the murQ gene encoding N-acetylmuramic acid 6-phosphate etherase, which encodes MEVPKRRGHLITEHRNPRSEELDRMSVMEILKLINDEDTIVPGAVHKVLPRIAEFVEHAVESFRSGGHLIYVGAGTSGRLGVLDASECPPTFSVPLGLVRGIIAGGLPALTRSVEGAEDYPETGAAALKEVDLSAKDCVLGIATGATTPFVHGALAYAREVGAYTGFLVCTSEDVIRGQADVIIPVVVGPEVVTGSTRMKAGTATKLVLNMITTTAMVQINKTYGNLMVDLKALNAKLWDRGTRIISEITQRSYEDALELLKRADGEVKTALVVGLRGLSVEESRKRLREEDGSIRRVLERQD